The Streptomyces sp. NBC_00435 nucleotide sequence AACGCGGCCACCAGCGCCGGGCACTCCGCGACCAGTCCGCGCAGCCTCTTGAGCGTCATGACCGTCCGCTTCGACGATTCAGGGGTGCGCTCCCCTGCCGACCGGAGGGCGGAGTCCACATCGGTCAGGGCCTCCCGGTGGCTGTCCTCGTCGAGGGCGCCCTCGGTGCGGTGCCACCTCAGCTGATCGCGGAAATCGATTAGTTCCGCGATCAGGTCCGTCGGGCCGGAGGGCTTCGGTGCCGCGTTCATGTGGACGCTGCTGCCCGTGACCGAGCCGGCCATGATGCCGACAGTGCTGTTGTGGGTGGTGTTGCTGACGTGCCGGTCGAACCGGTCGGCCGAACGGGCTCCGTCGTCCCGGGACATTGTGGTCTCCTCCTGCTCGCACACCAATTCCACCGCCAACCGGATGGCGAACGCCGCCGCGTTCGCTGCGGCACGCGGCTGCCAGTTGCGGTCCTCCGCACTGTTCTTCGTGCCGTCCGCCCGGTCGCTGATCCCCCGGACGATGGCCACTGGCGCTCCGCTGAGATGGCCGGCCTGGGCCACGCCGGCCGCCTCCATCTCGATGGCGAGCGCGTCGTTGTAGTGCTGTCGGATCCACTTCGCCTCGGCCGAGATCCTCGAGTTCTGGACGATCTCGCCGGCGGCGATCGCCCCGAAACGCACCTGCGGTCGGTCCTCGTGACCGGGTGTGGGGTCCGCCCAGTCGTCCACACGGGCCAGGTGCGAGGCGAGCTGGCTGATGCCGTGCGGCGCTTCCCACACCCGGGGACGGGCTTTGAGCCCGTCGTCCTCGCTGGACCCGCCGTGGTAGGCGTACACGTGTGACGCCACTACCACGTCACCCAGCCTGGTGGCGTCCCACAGGGCTCCGGCGACCCCGACGAACAGCACGGCCGCTGGCGAGAACTCCTGGATCGCACGTTCGGCGATCACCGCGGCGGAATGGTTCCCCTTGTTCGTCAGGCCGAGCGCGACACGGCACGATGTGCCCGGCACGGTTCCCACCTCGAACCGGGTACCACGCCGATGGTGATGTACCTGAGGATCCGCCAGCCTTCGTTGCACGGCCTGGTATTCAAGATTGAGGGCGGTGAGAATCACCACCGGGCCTTTCGGCATCTACTCCTCTTCCCCACTCGTGTTCTCTTGCGACGCGGATGGCGCGGGTCGGATCAGCGGCGGGAACAGCACGGTTTTCGGTCCGGCCCGGTACAGCCGTGCGGGCCGTCCTCCCGTGGTCCTGCGGTCTGTGGCGATGGGGACGATGAATCCCTTCGCGGCTTGGACCTTCCGGTAGAAATTGCGGGTGTCGAGGGTGGTGCCCCAGACGGCCTCGTACACCTGTTGCAGCTCTACGATGGTGAAGCTCTCCTGGCAGAACGCGGTGGCCAGTGCCGAGAACTCGAGCTTGGTGCGTGCGCGTTCGATCCCGTCTGCAGTGATTCGACGGTGATCGAAGGCGAGCGCCACCTCGCCGGACAGGACAGCGTCCGCGGGAATCCATGCGGCATCGGTGGCATCCGTCCCCGCGACCGGGTCGGGCAGTCCCGGTGCGATCGCCAGGTGTGCCGCGGAGATGACTCGGCCCCGCGGGTCGCGGCCCGAGTCCCCATATACAGCAAGCTGTTCAAGGTGCACCCAGCCGGAGGTCAGGGCCGTTTCCTCGGTCAGTTCGCGGTGGGCGGCATCCAGGATCTCCTCGCCATCGTGGTTCAGGAAACCTCCGGGCAGCGCGAGCATGCCCCGGAAGGGATTTTCGCCCCGCTCCACTAGGAGGACGTGCAGGCGGCTCTCCCG carries:
- a CDS encoding 5'-methylthioadenosine/S-adenosylhomocysteine nucleosidase family protein → MPKGPVVILTALNLEYQAVQRRLADPQVHHHRRGTRFEVGTVPGTSCRVALGLTNKGNHSAAVIAERAIQEFSPAAVLFVGVAGALWDATRLGDVVVASHVYAYHGGSSEDDGLKARPRVWEAPHGISQLASHLARVDDWADPTPGHEDRPQVRFGAIAAGEIVQNSRISAEAKWIRQHYNDALAIEMEAAGVAQAGHLSGAPVAIVRGISDRADGTKNSAEDRNWQPRAAANAAAFAIRLAVELVCEQEETTMSRDDGARSADRFDRHVSNTTHNSTVGIMAGSVTGSSVHMNAAPKPSGPTDLIAELIDFRDQLRWHRTEGALDEDSHREALTDVDSALRSAGERTPESSKRTVMTLKRLRGLVAECPALVAALAPMVAAAGDLA
- a CDS encoding NUDIX hydrolase; this encodes MQDDEWSPPSVLLTVDLVILTLRESRLHVLLVERGENPFRGMLALPGGFLNHDGEEILDAAHRELTEETALTSGWVHLEQLAVYGDSGRDPRGRVISAAHLAIAPGLPDPVAGTDATDAAWIPADAVLSGEVALAFDHRRITADGIERARTKLEFSALATAFCQESFTIVELQQVYEAVWGTTLDTRNFYRKVQAAKGFIVPIATDRRTTGGRPARLYRAGPKTVLFPPLIRPAPSASQENTSGEEE